From one Mycobacteriales bacterium genomic stretch:
- a CDS encoding MoxR family ATPase, which yields MSLAAVPSDLPLARSEAALVAARLVAGVEQVVHGRRAQVELVVCAVLAGGHVLVEDVPGSGKTTLARAVAQCLGGTFRRIQGTADLLPADITGSGVWEPERRAFAFVPGPVFGHVVLVDELNRTPPRTQSAFLEAMDEGAVTVDGTRHPLPDPFVVLATQNPLEQYGTYPLPEAQLDRFAVTLTLGANDPATERLVVREQLDHATVGELVAVTSPGELAAVRREVRRTHVADAVLDHAVRVVEATRSHPGVVLGASTRAALTLVHCAQSRALLAGRDHVTPDDVKVLAPPVLGHRLVLRDSGGGLRRGQQLVAELLAAVPVPLAT from the coding sequence GTGAGCCTTGCCGCTGTCCCGTCCGACCTGCCCCTCGCGCGCTCGGAGGCGGCCCTCGTCGCCGCGCGCCTGGTCGCCGGTGTCGAGCAGGTCGTCCACGGCCGCCGCGCCCAGGTCGAGCTCGTCGTCTGCGCCGTCCTCGCCGGCGGGCACGTGCTCGTCGAGGACGTCCCCGGCAGCGGCAAGACGACCCTCGCGCGGGCCGTCGCGCAGTGCCTCGGTGGCACCTTCCGGCGCATCCAGGGCACCGCCGACCTGCTGCCCGCCGACATCACCGGCAGCGGCGTCTGGGAGCCCGAGCGGCGCGCCTTCGCCTTCGTGCCCGGCCCGGTCTTCGGCCACGTCGTCCTGGTCGACGAGCTCAACCGCACCCCGCCGCGGACCCAGTCGGCGTTCCTCGAGGCGATGGACGAGGGCGCGGTCACCGTCGACGGCACCCGTCACCCGCTGCCCGACCCCTTCGTCGTGCTCGCGACCCAGAACCCCCTCGAGCAGTACGGCACCTACCCCCTGCCCGAGGCCCAGCTCGACCGCTTCGCCGTCACCCTCACCCTCGGCGCCAACGACCCGGCCACCGAGCGGCTGGTCGTGCGCGAGCAGCTCGACCACGCGACGGTCGGTGAGCTGGTCGCCGTGACCAGCCCGGGCGAGCTCGCCGCAGTGCGACGAGAGGTACGCCGCACGCACGTCGCCGACGCCGTCCTCGACCACGCGGTGCGGGTCGTCGAGGCGACCAGGTCGCACCCCGGCGTCGTGCTCGGCGCGAGCACCCGCGCGGCGCTGACCCTCGTCCACTGCGCGCAGTCGCGGGCGCTGCTGGCCGGGCGCGACCACGTCACGCCCGACGACGTGAAGGTCCTCGCCCCGCCCGTCCTCGGCCACCGGCTCGTGCTGCGCGACAGCGGCGGCGGGCTGCGGCGCGGGCAGCAGCTGGTCGCCGAGCTGCTCGCGGCGGTGCCGGTCCCGCTCGCCACGTGA
- a CDS encoding methylmalonyl-CoA mutase family protein, which translates to MTERDKPWVMRTYAGHSSAAKSNELYRMNLAKGQTGLSVAFDLPTQTGYDPDAELARGEVGKVGVPISHVGDMRQLFDAIPLAEMNTSMTINATAMWLLALYEVVAEEQGAEPGQLAGTTQNDIVKEYLSRGTYVFPPGPSLRLITDMVAYTVTAIPKWNPINICSYHLQEAGATPVQEISFALATAIAVLDSVKASGQVPDERFGEVCARISFFVNAGVRFVEEMCKMRAFGRLWDELLADRYGVTDPKHRRFRYGVQVNSLGLTEAQPENNVQRIVIEMLGVTLSKDARARAIQLPAWNEALGLPRPWDQQWSLRLQQVLAYETDLLEYDDIFEGSVVVEGKVSDLCAEVRAELARIQDMGGAIEAVDYMKTALVGSHAERRRRIEAGEDVVVGVNRFTTTEPSPLTADVDGSILTVDPAVEQQAADAVRAWRDGRDALAVDEALRALRDAAKTEDNLMAATLVCARAGVTTGEWAGALREVFGEYRAPTGVAGASASGPAGDEVAEVRALVKATAEELGGPLRFLVGKPGLDGHSNGAEQIAVRARDVGFEVVYQGIRLTPSQIVAAAVEEDVHVIGLSVLSGSHMEVVPAVLAGLRDAGAGDVPVVVGGIIPESDAVRLRELGVARVFTPKDFALNTIMRDIVEVVRAAH; encoded by the coding sequence ATGACCGAGCGCGACAAGCCCTGGGTGATGCGGACCTACGCCGGGCACTCCTCGGCGGCGAAGTCCAATGAGCTCTACCGGATGAACCTCGCGAAGGGCCAGACCGGTCTGTCGGTCGCCTTCGACCTCCCGACCCAGACCGGCTACGACCCCGACGCCGAGCTGGCCCGGGGCGAGGTCGGCAAGGTCGGCGTGCCGATCAGCCACGTCGGTGACATGCGGCAGCTGTTCGACGCGATCCCGCTCGCCGAGATGAACACCTCGATGACGATCAACGCCACCGCGATGTGGCTGCTCGCGCTCTACGAGGTCGTCGCGGAGGAGCAGGGCGCAGAGCCCGGTCAGCTCGCCGGCACGACCCAGAACGACATCGTCAAGGAGTACCTCTCCCGCGGGACCTACGTCTTCCCGCCCGGGCCGTCGCTGCGGCTGATCACCGACATGGTGGCCTACACCGTCACGGCGATCCCGAAGTGGAACCCCATCAACATCTGCAGCTACCACCTGCAGGAGGCGGGCGCCACGCCCGTCCAGGAGATCTCCTTCGCGCTCGCCACGGCCATCGCTGTCCTCGACTCGGTCAAGGCCTCGGGCCAGGTCCCCGACGAGCGCTTCGGCGAGGTCTGCGCGCGCATCTCCTTCTTCGTCAACGCGGGCGTCCGCTTCGTCGAGGAGATGTGCAAGATGCGCGCCTTCGGCCGGCTCTGGGACGAGCTGCTCGCCGACCGCTACGGCGTCACGGACCCCAAGCACCGTCGCTTCCGCTACGGCGTGCAGGTCAACTCCCTCGGCCTCACCGAGGCCCAGCCGGAGAACAACGTCCAGCGCATCGTCATCGAGATGCTCGGCGTCACGCTGTCGAAGGACGCGCGCGCCCGCGCGATCCAGCTGCCCGCGTGGAACGAGGCGCTCGGCCTGCCCCGCCCGTGGGACCAGCAGTGGTCGCTGCGGCTGCAGCAGGTGCTGGCCTACGAGACGGACCTGCTGGAGTACGACGACATCTTCGAGGGCTCCGTCGTCGTCGAGGGCAAGGTCTCCGACCTGTGCGCCGAGGTGCGCGCGGAGCTGGCCCGCATCCAGGACATGGGCGGCGCCATCGAGGCCGTCGACTACATGAAGACCGCGCTGGTCGGCTCGCACGCCGAGCGGCGCCGCCGCATCGAGGCCGGTGAGGACGTCGTCGTCGGCGTCAACCGCTTCACCACCACCGAGCCGAGCCCGCTGACCGCCGACGTCGACGGGTCGATCCTCACCGTCGACCCGGCCGTCGAGCAGCAGGCCGCCGACGCGGTCCGTGCCTGGCGCGACGGGCGCGACGCGCTCGCCGTCGACGAGGCGCTGCGGGCGCTGCGCGACGCCGCCAAGACCGAGGACAACCTCATGGCCGCCACCCTGGTCTGCGCCCGCGCGGGCGTCACGACGGGGGAGTGGGCCGGCGCCCTGCGCGAGGTCTTCGGGGAGTACCGCGCGCCCACCGGTGTCGCCGGTGCGTCGGCGTCGGGTCCGGCCGGTGACGAGGTCGCCGAGGTCCGCGCGCTCGTGAAGGCGACCGCGGAGGAGCTCGGCGGTCCGCTGCGCTTCCTGGTCGGCAAGCCCGGCCTCGACGGCCACTCCAACGGCGCCGAGCAGATCGCCGTGCGCGCCCGCGACGTCGGCTTCGAGGTCGTCTACCAGGGCATCCGCCTCACCCCGTCGCAGATCGTCGCGGCCGCGGTCGAGGAGGACGTCCACGTCATCGGGCTGTCGGTGCTGTCGGGCTCCCACATGGAGGTCGTCCCGGCGGTGCTGGCCGGCCTGCGCGACGCCGGTGCCGGTGACGTGCCGGTCGTGGTCGGCGGCATCATCCCGGAGTCCGACGCGGTGCGGCTGCGCGAGCTCGGCGTCGCCCGGGTCTTCACGCCCAAGGACTTCGCCCTCAACACGATCATGCGCGACATCGTCGAGGTCGTCCGCGCGGCCCACTGA
- a CDS encoding matrixin family metalloprotease, whose amino-acid sequence MDDYFGAAPTPAPQAGQPWGTPAVQSGPPARRTRGWLVALVAAGALLAVGLVSLRDTAQSGQVSQLRAVTEPAPAVVGWTASYVDEAGRPARWDPCEPIRYVVQPQWMPQQGRRDLAEALRRISAVSGLRFVDEGDTEEVPSDGRAAYQSERYGQRWAPLLVGWVPAARTDLPIGDGTQGLAVAVAVPGTDAGGHLVTGQVVLDADHRLASGFGPGATEGEVLLHELTHVVGLGHVDDATQVMHVTTTNSESEFGRGDRAGLTALGAAAGCHPAPAARELQLG is encoded by the coding sequence GTGGACGACTACTTCGGCGCCGCTCCGACGCCCGCTCCGCAGGCCGGCCAGCCGTGGGGCACGCCGGCCGTGCAGAGCGGCCCGCCGGCCCGGCGTACCCGTGGGTGGCTCGTCGCCCTGGTCGCCGCGGGCGCGCTGCTCGCCGTCGGCCTGGTGAGCCTGCGCGACACCGCGCAGAGCGGGCAGGTCTCGCAGCTGCGGGCCGTCACCGAGCCCGCGCCGGCCGTCGTGGGGTGGACGGCGAGCTACGTCGACGAGGCGGGGCGGCCGGCCCGCTGGGACCCGTGCGAGCCGATCCGCTACGTCGTGCAGCCGCAGTGGATGCCGCAGCAGGGGCGGCGCGACCTCGCCGAGGCGCTGCGCCGGATCTCAGCGGTCAGCGGGCTGCGCTTCGTCGACGAGGGCGACACCGAGGAGGTGCCGTCGGACGGCCGCGCGGCCTACCAGTCCGAGCGCTACGGCCAGCGGTGGGCGCCGCTGCTCGTCGGGTGGGTGCCGGCCGCCCGCACCGACCTGCCGATCGGTGACGGCACGCAGGGGCTCGCGGTGGCCGTCGCCGTGCCCGGCACCGACGCGGGTGGCCACCTCGTCACCGGGCAGGTCGTGCTCGACGCGGACCACCGGCTGGCGTCGGGCTTCGGCCCGGGAGCGACCGAGGGCGAGGTGCTGCTGCACGAGCTCACCCACGTCGTGGGTCTCGGCCACGTCGACGACGCGACGCAGGTCATGCACGTCACGACGACCAACAGCGAGAGCGAGTTCGGCCGCGGCGACCGGGCCGGGCTGACGGCCCTCGGGGCGGCGGCCGGCTGCCACCCCGCTCCGGCCGCGCGCGAGCTGCAGCTCGGCTGA
- a CDS encoding STAS domain-containing protein codes for MHDTDSDCLTITQPDPGRVVALAGHLDVHAAADVRLALADAVEGGDGDLVVDLAALEAIDATGLGVLVGAHRRASRTGRTLVLRDVTPAVGRVLFLTRLDRVLRTSRTRCA; via the coding sequence GTGCACGACACCGACAGCGACTGCCTGACCATCACGCAACCCGACCCGGGCCGTGTGGTGGCCCTCGCGGGACACCTCGACGTCCACGCTGCCGCCGACGTGCGGCTCGCCCTCGCCGACGCCGTCGAGGGCGGTGACGGCGACCTGGTCGTCGATCTCGCCGCACTCGAGGCCATCGACGCGACGGGTCTCGGCGTCCTCGTCGGCGCCCACCGCCGGGCCAGCCGCACCGGCCGGACCCTGGTGCTGCGCGACGTGACCCCGGCGGTGGGCCGGGTGCTGTTCCTGACCCGGCTCGACCGGGTGCTGCGCACCAGCCGGACCCGCTGCGCCTGA
- the murA gene encoding UDP-N-acetylglucosamine 1-carboxyvinyltransferase encodes MDRFVVAGGARLAGEVAVTGAKNSVLKLMAAALLAEGTTTLTAVPDILDVSIMSEVLRRLGCTVEQGEGSVAIDVPAQPGHEADYDLVRRMRASIAVLGPLVARCGEAKVALPGGDAIGSRGLDMHVAGLVKLGATVESEHGYLIARAPRLTGAQVWLDFPSVGATENLLMAAALAKGTTVIDNAAREPEIVDLCQLLVQMGAQVGGIGTSTLVVDGVESLSPATHETVPDRIVAGTWAMAAVMTRGDVHVRGARPEHLEMALDKVHQTGAEVTVEDDGFRVTMDERPRSVDVVTLPYPGFPTDLQPMVLAVNAIADGTAMVTENVFEARWMFVDELKRLGADVRTDGKHAVVRGREQLSGAPVRAHDIRAGAALVLAGLVADGVTEVGEVHHIDRGYAGFVDQLVALGADVRREAAPAELF; translated from the coding sequence GTGGACCGCTTCGTCGTCGCAGGAGGTGCCCGCCTCGCCGGTGAGGTGGCCGTGACCGGTGCGAAGAACAGCGTCCTCAAGCTGATGGCCGCGGCGCTGCTCGCCGAGGGCACGACCACCCTCACCGCCGTCCCCGACATCCTCGACGTCTCGATCATGAGCGAGGTCCTGCGTCGGCTCGGCTGCACGGTCGAGCAGGGCGAGGGCTCGGTCGCGATCGACGTGCCGGCCCAGCCGGGCCACGAGGCGGACTACGACCTCGTACGCCGGATGCGCGCCTCCATCGCCGTGCTCGGACCGCTGGTCGCCCGGTGCGGCGAGGCCAAGGTCGCGCTGCCCGGCGGTGACGCGATCGGCTCGCGGGGTCTCGACATGCACGTCGCCGGCCTCGTCAAGCTCGGCGCCACCGTCGAGAGCGAGCACGGCTACCTCATCGCCCGGGCACCGCGGCTGACCGGCGCGCAGGTCTGGCTCGACTTCCCGAGCGTCGGCGCCACCGAGAACCTCCTCATGGCCGCAGCGCTGGCCAAGGGCACGACCGTCATCGACAACGCCGCCCGCGAGCCCGAGATCGTCGACCTGTGCCAGCTGCTCGTGCAGATGGGCGCTCAGGTCGGCGGCATCGGGACCTCGACGCTCGTCGTCGACGGCGTCGAGTCGCTGTCGCCCGCCACCCACGAGACCGTCCCGGACCGCATCGTCGCGGGCACCTGGGCGATGGCAGCGGTCATGACCCGCGGTGACGTGCACGTGCGCGGCGCCCGCCCCGAGCACCTCGAGATGGCCCTCGACAAGGTCCACCAGACCGGCGCCGAGGTGACGGTCGAGGACGACGGCTTCCGGGTGACGATGGACGAGCGGCCGCGCTCCGTCGACGTCGTGACGCTGCCCTACCCGGGCTTCCCGACCGACCTGCAGCCGATGGTGCTGGCCGTCAACGCGATCGCCGACGGCACCGCGATGGTCACCGAGAACGTCTTCGAGGCGCGCTGGATGTTCGTCGACGAGCTCAAGCGGTTGGGTGCCGACGTCCGCACCGACGGCAAGCACGCCGTCGTCCGCGGGCGCGAGCAGCTGTCGGGCGCGCCGGTGCGCGCCCACGACATCCGGGCCGGCGCGGCGCTGGTGCTCGCCGGCCTCGTCGCCGACGGGGTGACCGAGGTCGGCGAGGTCCACCACATCGACCGCGGCTACGCCGGCTTCGTCGACCAGCTCGTCGCGCTCGGGGCCGACGTACGACGGGAAGCCGCCCCCGCCGAGCTCTTCTAG
- a CDS encoding SigE family RNA polymerase sigma factor, with amino-acid sequence MDEQGREAFRAYVAARSPALMRTAYLLTGSRPDAEDLLQTALAKTYLAWDRIREREAVDGYVRKVMVNTQTSFWRRRRVDERPTESLPERPGRDVTADLDLHDALWTALATLTKRQRAMVVLRYYEDLPEAEVARVLGVSVGTVKSTTSRALTALRDDSGLRDDPRAALPAGAL; translated from the coding sequence ATGGACGAGCAGGGACGCGAGGCCTTCCGGGCCTACGTCGCCGCGCGCTCGCCCGCGCTGATGCGCACGGCCTACCTGCTGACGGGCAGCCGCCCCGACGCCGAGGACCTGCTGCAGACCGCGCTGGCCAAGACCTACCTCGCGTGGGACCGGATCCGCGAGCGCGAGGCCGTCGACGGCTACGTGCGCAAGGTGATGGTCAACACGCAGACGTCGTTCTGGCGACGTCGCCGGGTCGACGAGCGACCGACCGAGTCGTTGCCCGAGCGGCCGGGGCGCGACGTCACCGCCGACCTCGACCTGCACGACGCGCTGTGGACCGCCCTTGCGACGCTGACCAAGCGGCAGCGCGCGATGGTCGTCCTGCGCTACTACGAAGACCTTCCCGAGGCGGAGGTCGCCCGCGTGCTCGGCGTCTCCGTCGGCACCGTCAAGTCCACGACCTCCCGCGCGCTCACCGCGCTGCGCGACGACTCCGGCCTGCGCGACGACCCGCGCGCGGCCCTCCCGGCAGGAGCACTGTGA